AAGGGCCTGTGATGGATGCGGAATCGGCTGCCAACGCATTGAACTTTGGAGACGCAGTCCAAACTGACGGTGGCATGGACTTGCTTGGACCCACGATGGACGACGTTCCTGAAATCGACCAAACACCTTTGCGGGCGTTGCCAGAAGCAGGTGATCTGATGACACCTGACCCATCCATGCCACGCTACGTTCCGGTTCCCGATGATTCCAACAGCAGTGAGTCTGGCGACAACGCGGTTGATTCTTTGGAACCACCAAGTAGCGTTCTTGTGCCCAGCAAATATGTTCCTCGCGAATTGCCCGCTGGCAGTCAAGCCTCGAACAATGTGCGGCCGATTAATTATCAAGCCGAAGTGGTCGGCAGCGGAGTTCGACAAGCCAACCTTGTCGATCCCAGCGGAGCACCGCTCCCCGTGCGACGCAAACCACTTCAAGTCGGTTCCGCATCGGCAACTCAAAGCGGGAACTAGCTCCGAATTACAACTGGGAAACCAGATGGGGCAGACACCAATCCATCCGTAGGGCGGAGGAAAAGCGAGATCGCTGATCGGTTCTGATTCAATTCGAACAGATCGCTCTTGCTCACGAACAGCTCGAGTCGCGCTCACAAGGCGCCTCGAGCTTTTCGTCGTTTATAACCAACGTGCAAATCACCGATTCTATATAGCAGAACCTTTCGGCGATCGGCACTTAAATGACTTCGTCGTAAACCAAGTGTTCATCGATCCACACGCGGAAGCGGCGGATCCGAAGGCCACGCGAAAAGTCAATTTCGATTCGGCCGGGACGTCTCTGCGGATCGACTTCGGCGGGAAGTTGAAACTCGACCTGCCGGTCAATGTCCAGCCAACTGATTTTGCTCCAGACAACGAAGCCTGAGATCGCGATGGTCTGACGAAACCACCAACCGGAATAGCGCAGCTGCATCGGGATCGGCGACTGGATGTCGATTACTCGATACAGGAACGTCCGTTCGTTCAGCGAGGCACGTTCGGTAAAGACACCGGTTTGTAACGGAGCCTCGGATGAAACTGAGTAGGGATTTACGATTGGACTACCCCCGCCGACTTGGAAAACGATAAAGCGGTACTATCCTACCCTCAGATCAGGTGATCCGAGCGAGGCATGGGCGAAATGCACACTCGATCACGCCCCACCTATCACATCATGTTACGAGAGAGCCAAGCGATGCGTTCATTCCGCTCGACGGTGCTTTGTTTTGCCAGCCTGTTTCCGATGACCGCTGCGATCCAAAACGCAGACGCACAAGATGCGGGAACGCTAGTCACTCAGCAATGGAGCTCGGTAAGTTCCAGCGGAAAGCTCCGAGCTGCCATCTTGCCTCCGTTTGGAGGTCAGTACCAGCAAGGCAGTCCGGTACAGGTCAATATTATTGGGCAAGACGGTAATGTTGTTCTCGGGGCCTCCGACGAAGCCTCCGAAACGGATTTACTGTTCGAATCGATCCAGCCGGGCACGTATACATTGGTCGCGACCGGTCCGGAATTGGTTGCCATCTACGCGATGCATGTTGTCGAAGACGCCGAAGCGACCAGCGGTCTTCCCATGCTGGTCGCCCCAGCGGCGTTGCCGATCGAAGTGGTCCGCAAAGCCGCATCGCGTTATTTGCCAATGGAAGTCAATTTCGCTTCTGTGTTCACTCCGACGAGTGGGACGAAGATGTTGCAAACGCAAACAGATTCCCCAAACTCCCTGGTCAAGCTTGCCGCCAACCAGGTGTCCGGCCAGCTGTTTCGGGCCGGCGCTGACCGTCAGGGTTTAATCAAAGCTGGCGTCAATAATGTTCTTGTCTATCAAGGCAATGCTTTGGTCGCACAAGTAGTCAGTGAAGAGACCGGTGCTTTTCGCGTTGACGGACTAACGCCAGGCCCGTACTCGATCATTATTGCTGGACCGGACGGTTTGGCAGTCACCGGTTTTGAGGTTGTCGAAGCAGGGACATCAACAGCGAGCTTGGGCATCGCCGATGATCAGCACTTGGTTTCGATGAAAGCCGCTGTTAACCATTCGGTTTTCGCTGTTCAGTTAGCGCCTGTCGGACTCAATTCGCCAGCCCTGGACAAGCTCTTTGACGATTCCGTTCCTGGCCCAGCCAATGTTGCTGCCAGTGGTCCACCTGTCGCCGGTGTTCCCGCTGCACAAGTTCCCGGTGGTGGAGCAGGCGGTTCGTTCGGCGGTGGTGGCGGAGGCGGGGGAGGAGGACTAGGCGGTGGCGGGGGGATCGGCCCCATTGTCGGCCTTAGCGTGGTCGGCGCAGCGATCGCGATTGCCGCATCTGATGACGACGACACTTTGGTGCCTCCACCGATTGCAAGTCCATCGACTCCATAGGGTGGTTCGAAAGCTTCCAGGATGCGGTCGAAAAGATGTCAGTGCGGTTAATTTCACGGCGCGATTTTGATGAAAAAACCGCTCTGTTGGGCAGGTGCAGAGTAGATGGGTAGGTGGGTGCGGTTTTTATCTTCCCCAAATTGCCAAATTGCTATCCACAAGCGTTGAATTCCCTATTTGCTGCACTTATAGTCAATCGGCAGGAATGTTTGCCTGCAACTAAGAACGCTCAACTTTGACTGGAAGCTGGATAATGAATCTTCTAACTCGTGCTGCTGCAACGCTCGCACTAGTAGTATCGGCTGGATACTCGTCAGCAGCCGATGTGACCGAACATCAGTGGGTACGTGCAACCAATGGGGCCGTGAAAGGCCGCGTCGTTGTACCCCGCGGTGACAGTATCTCTGCTGTGCGTGGCGCGAAAGTGCATCTTTTGGATCAGAGTGGCAAGTTGGTCATCGGCGAAGTCGCGTCGGATAACACCGGTCGATTCACCATGTCCGGCGTCAAACCAGGCGTTTACACGCTAGTGATCAAGGGTGAGCACTCGTTCGCTTGCTGTGCGATGCACGTTGTTGATTCGATCGTTCCTTTGAAAGACCAATTTGAAATCGCCGCTGGTGCTGTCGAAGCAAACGTGGTTCGAAGCGTCATGATGCGATACCTTCCAAGCAGCGAAGCCGCTCAAACCGAAATCGTCTTCGACCCATCGACCAACCCTCTGACCACCGACCGTGCTCAAAGCGGCGAGACGATCCGCATTCGCCAATTTGAAGGTGGTTTGAAAGGTCACATCGCTCGTGCCGGTTTTGCTGATCACCTGGGTTCCGCTCAGTCAAACGTGATGATCTACAAAGACGGCGCCGAAGTCGCTCGCACCATGACCGACGACGAAGGCAACTTCTGGGTCAGCAAGCTTTCTCCAGGTAGCTACACCGTCATCGGATCTGGCCGTGATGGCTTTGGTGTCCTCGGTGTTGAACTGGTTGATCCCGCGCTTGTGCAAACTGCGTTGACAAAGGCTGACGGCTCGACTTTGGTTGCAGTTGGCGATCTGCCCGCAACCTTCGTCATGCAAGTCGCCCCAGTGCCTACGAACGAAGTTGTCGCTGACGTTGTGATCGCAGACGAAGTCATCGTTGAGGACGACGATCGTGGTGCACCAATCTTTGCAGGTGGTGGCATGAGCGGTTCTGTCGGTGGCGGCGGAGCTGGCGGTGGCGGAATCGGCGGTGGCGGCGGCTTGGGACGAATCGGCCTGTTGGGCGGAATCGGTGCGGCGATCGCAATTGCGGCATCGGATGACGACGACACGACGACCCCACCTGTTGCTAGCCCAGCTACTCCATAAGTGTGCTGATTAGTTGTGCCGCTCATGCGGTGCCACGAAGAATTAAAACACAAAGCCGCGCCTGGTTCAGGTGCGGCTTTTTTCGTGGGCACATCATGGTCGATTCGTGAGATCGCGATGACAGCGGGGATAGTGGCTTCGCAAAGGTTTTGCGTCTGTTCAGGTGCCGAATCCAATTCCGCTACAAGCACCAATTGCCTGGTCGGTAATCTTTACGAAGTCCAAAATGGCGTTACTTTTTTGAGGATGGTTACTTGTTTGTGGCGGTGTCGACTATCTTTCGTCGCAGGGTTCTTTCATCCCACTTTACCGCACGCAACAATGGGCTGATTGGTCGGGCGAGTTTGCCGGCTAATTTGATGCATTGATGAGCAAGCTTGAGGCCGCCCGATCGGTTAAGCTCGACGGTCTCTGACCACACATCCCACCTCCTACATCACCTGCCGGATAAGAATGAGTTCAGCTGAACCAGCGATCTCTGACGAAGTCGCAAAAAGTGCCGCCGAGGCCCTCGATCGTTTGAACGAGCACACCCTGAAAACTGTCCACTGGCACTTCAGCGATGAAACGGGAAGTCCGTTTTGGCTGGGGAAGAAGGCGGAGCTGAATTTCGACCCGTTGAAGGATGTGAAGTCCTTCGATGACCTGAAGAAATTTCCACACTTCGAAGACGAGTGGTTGCGCGGCGGACCGGTAACCCGTTGGGTTCCAAAAGGTCATGCCGGAAAGCCAACCTACGTTTTCGAAACGGGCGGAACCACCGGGATCCCCAAGAGCCGGATGGTGATTGAGGATCACTGGAAAGATTACGAGTTGTTCAGCGACACGCTTCCCGACGAGTATTTCCCTCGCGGTGCGAATTGGCTGATGCTGGGACCAAGCGGTCCACGTCGGCTTCGTTTGGCTGTTGAGCACCTAGCGCAACACCGTGGCGGTATCTGCTTCTGCATTGACTTGGATCCACGATGGGTTGTGAAGTTGATCAAGAAGGGATGGATGGAGCACCTCGAAGAATACAAGAAGCATTGCATCGATCAGGCGGTTACTGTTTTAACCGCAGGTCACGACATTCAATGCATGTTTGCGACACCAAAGTTGTTGGAATCACTCGGTGAAGCGTTAGAGGATCGCGGCACCAGTCTGCAAGAAGTCGGAATCAAAGGCATTTTCTCTGGCGGAACCGAATTCACACCACAGTGGACTCGCTTCTGTGTCGAAGAAATGCTCGGCGGACCGGTCGAAGAGGGTGGCGTTTATATGACGCCGACCTACGGGAACACACTGATGGGCTTGGCATGCAGCAAACCCATCACAGCAGCCGAAGGCTACAAGATCAGCTACTACGCGCCGCAGCCTCGCGCGGTCACCGAAGTCGTTCAGTTTGACGACTACGATCAAGTCGTCGGCTACGGAGAAACCGGACGCGTCAAACTCTACACGCTGACCGATGAATTCTTCGTACCTGGATTCATGGAACGTGATGAGGGAGAGCGTGAAGCTCCGTTCGACATGTATCCATGGGATGGTGTCAGTGGAGTTCGTCCTTTCCACGAGCTCGCCAGCGCCACAACGGTTGGCGTCTACTAGAAATCTATCTTAAGGATCCGCGCATGGCTCTTTCCGATGTGAGAGAGCGTGCGTGATTGCATTCCCATAACAAGACATGCATGCATGGCGTTCAGGCGAACGCCAGTTTCAAAGTTCACCTTGGCAAGCGTTCCGCGAATAGGCGGCTGCTCGGTGGTGATGCTGTCTCTACTTCGCACATTTAAAACACACTTTATTCACCATGATCACACTGCAACCGCTTCGCTGGGGCAAGCCATACGAGTCGATTGAAATCAAAGACGTCGTGCACTTTGATACCGGCGAGCCCATCGCCAAATTCGGTTCGGTTGGTGGAGGCATCGTCGCTCGTGATTTGAAGAAGGCCGACAAGGCACGCGAAGCGTTGTTGAAGTACACGCCGGCCGAACTGTTGGACATGTGTAAAAAGGCGGCTGAGCTATTCGAGACTGCCGAATTGCAGGTCGGTGATTCAAAGCAATCGGTCGATCAATTTGTGCATCAGCAGTCCGCGAGCACCGGCTTGCCCGAGCACATGTGCCGATCGAACCTGAAGAAAAACAGTTTTGTACTGGCCAATATGACCGAGATCCTCGACTGCCTCACTCGCGGTCTGGACCTCAATGTCTTCAGCAAAGGATATGGCGAAGAAGGCCGTGGCGTAATCGTCAGCTACCAAGCACAGACGCCTATTCTGGGTGCGGTTCTGCCAAATAACTCGCCCGGGGTTCACACGCTTTGGTTGCCTGCGATTCCATTGCAAATCGGATTGGCACTCAAGCCAGGCTCACAAGAACCTTGGACGCCTTACCGAATGGTTTCCGCGTTCATCGAAGCCGGGGTTCCGGCGGAAGCGTTTGGTTTGTACCCAGGCGGGCACGATGCCGGTGGTGCGATCATGACGAAGACCTCGCGCAGTATGATTTTCGGTAGCGCCCAAACGGTCGCGCAGCACGCAGGTAACCCGCGTGTTCAAGCACACGGACCGGGTTGGTCCAAGATCATTCTATGTGATGATGTTGTCGATGATTGGGAACTGTACCTCGACATGATGGTCGAAAGTGTGCTCAGTAACTCAGGCCGTTCTTGCATCAACTGCAGCGGCATTTGGGCCAGTCGTCACACACGTGAAATCGCACAAGCGATCGCCGAGCGTATTGGGCCAGTGGATGTGTTGCCTCCGACGGACGAGAACGCTCAGTTGGCCGCGTTCACCGTTCCTGCCATGGCAACGGGAACCTACGCCATGGTTCAACAAGATTTGGCAGAGTCCGGCGTGACGGATATGACTGCCGAGTATGGCGACAAGCTGATCGAACGCGAGCACTGCGCATACCTGCGTCCGATGGTTCTGCACGCCGATTCGCCAGATCGGGGTGTAGCTTCGAAGGAGTACATGTTCCCATTCGTCGGTGTCGTCGAATGTCCGCAAGCGGAAATGTTGCGCCGTATCGGCCCGACTTTGGTGGGAACCGTTCTGACTCGTGACCCTGCCTTCATCCAACAGGCAAGCAGCTGCGTTGATATCGACCGAATCAACATTGGGCCGATCCCAACGAATCGTTTGAATTGGCTGCAGCCTCACGAAGGCAACATCATCGACTTCCTCTATCGCTCGCGCGCCTACCAAGTCGCTGATTTGCCGGTTCCGGCGTCGACATAATCAAGTCGACTGATTCGAATTTGTGAACCAACGAAGCTTGGCGACTGGAACCCGGTGGCCAAGCTCGGGGTCGGTCCAGATCAACGGAGGTTTCAGTTCGGTGCTTGAAGTTATCCGGTCGTCGAGATAGTAGCCGATGGTCGCTTGCCGATCATGAGTTGAAAGCACTGATTGACTTCCAGGGTGTTCTTCTTGGTTCACCACTTGAGTGCGACTGGCATCACGCCAAAGGTCACCATCCTCATCGCGAGTCACATGCGCCGTGACAAATGGTGATGTGCCTAGTGCCGCCGCTACGTTGACAGTCTGTGGTTGGCTAAAGACGTTCTCTGGTGTATCGCATTGAGCGATCTTGCCACCGTCGATGACTGCGATCCTGTCCGCAAGACGCATTGCTTCGGAACCATCATGAGTCACATGAATCGTCACGCCGTGACTGTTCTGATGGGTCATGCGAAGGTCCTGCTCGATGCGAAACTTAGCGGCAGCATCGATTGCCGAAAGAGGCTCGTCGTACAGGCGGATGTTGGCGCCAGAAACGATTGCTTTTGCTAAGGCGGCTCGCTTTCGTTGGCCTCCACTGAGTTGTTCTGGCAATCGATCGAGTAGGTGAGAGATGCCCAAGCTTTCGGCTGCCTGCGAGATCAGTTCGCTTGCTCCTTTCGCGGAACGAGATTCTTTCAGTCCCAACGCGATGCTTTGCGAGATCTTCAGATGTGGGTAGAGGCCGTTG
This genomic interval from Stieleria sp. JC731 contains the following:
- a CDS encoding ABC transporter ATP-binding protein yields the protein MSTVRLQNVSVNFGHTRVLSDLCLDVQDGEYLVILGASGCGKTTLLRLIAGLLQPSSGTVELNGQNARCIPARKRRVAFVPQDNGLYPHLKISQSIALGLKESRSAKGASELISQAAESLGISHLLDRLPEQLSGGQRKRAALAKAIVSGANIRLYDEPLSAIDAAAKFRIEQDLRMTHQNSHGVTIHVTHDGSEAMRLADRIAVIDGGKIAQCDTPENVFSQPQTVNVAAALGTSPFVTAHVTRDEDGDLWRDASRTQVVNQEEHPGSQSVLSTHDRQATIGYYLDDRITSSTELKPPLIWTDPELGHRVPVAKLRWFTNSNQST
- a CDS encoding carboxypeptidase-like regulatory domain-containing protein; the protein is MHTRSRPTYHIMLRESQAMRSFRSTVLCFASLFPMTAAIQNADAQDAGTLVTQQWSSVSSSGKLRAAILPPFGGQYQQGSPVQVNIIGQDGNVVLGASDEASETDLLFESIQPGTYTLVATGPELVAIYAMHVVEDAEATSGLPMLVAPAALPIEVVRKAASRYLPMEVNFASVFTPTSGTKMLQTQTDSPNSLVKLAANQVSGQLFRAGADRQGLIKAGVNNVLVYQGNALVAQVVSEETGAFRVDGLTPGPYSIIIAGPDGLAVTGFEVVEAGTSTASLGIADDQHLVSMKAAVNHSVFAVQLAPVGLNSPALDKLFDDSVPGPANVAASGPPVAGVPAAQVPGGGAGGSFGGGGGGGGGGLGGGGGIGPIVGLSVVGAAIAIAASDDDDTLVPPPIASPSTP
- a CDS encoding carboxypeptidase-like regulatory domain-containing protein, with the protein product MNLLTRAAATLALVVSAGYSSAADVTEHQWVRATNGAVKGRVVVPRGDSISAVRGAKVHLLDQSGKLVIGEVASDNTGRFTMSGVKPGVYTLVIKGEHSFACCAMHVVDSIVPLKDQFEIAAGAVEANVVRSVMMRYLPSSEAAQTEIVFDPSTNPLTTDRAQSGETIRIRQFEGGLKGHIARAGFADHLGSAQSNVMIYKDGAEVARTMTDDEGNFWVSKLSPGSYTVIGSGRDGFGVLGVELVDPALVQTALTKADGSTLVAVGDLPATFVMQVAPVPTNEVVADVVIADEVIVEDDDRGAPIFAGGGMSGSVGGGGAGGGGIGGGGGLGRIGLLGGIGAAIAIAASDDDDTTTPPVASPATP
- a CDS encoding aldehyde dehydrogenase family protein, translated to MITLQPLRWGKPYESIEIKDVVHFDTGEPIAKFGSVGGGIVARDLKKADKAREALLKYTPAELLDMCKKAAELFETAELQVGDSKQSVDQFVHQQSASTGLPEHMCRSNLKKNSFVLANMTEILDCLTRGLDLNVFSKGYGEEGRGVIVSYQAQTPILGAVLPNNSPGVHTLWLPAIPLQIGLALKPGSQEPWTPYRMVSAFIEAGVPAEAFGLYPGGHDAGGAIMTKTSRSMIFGSAQTVAQHAGNPRVQAHGPGWSKIILCDDVVDDWELYLDMMVESVLSNSGRSCINCSGIWASRHTREIAQAIAERIGPVDVLPPTDENAQLAAFTVPAMATGTYAMVQQDLAESGVTDMTAEYGDKLIEREHCAYLRPMVLHADSPDRGVASKEYMFPFVGVVECPQAEMLRRIGPTLVGTVLTRDPAFIQQASSCVDIDRINIGPIPTNRLNWLQPHEGNIIDFLYRSRAYQVADLPVPAST